The Deinococcus aquiradiocola genome contains a region encoding:
- the purL gene encoding phosphoribosylformylglycinamidine synthase subunit PurL, producing MTHTQSLRDRAGTFGLSTDEYDLLVSRIGREPNALEAAIVGAMWSEHCGYKNSRPLFSAFPTTGPQVLQGPGENAGVVDIGEGWGVAFKMESHNHPSAVEPFQGAATGVGGILRDIFAMGARPFAVLDSLRFGDPDSPRTRFLLNGVVEGISHYGNAIGVPTVGGEVTFHPSYQENPLVNVMALGLLRHEDLAKGTMGEVGNVIIYVGSKTGRDGLGGAVFASADLSDASQADRPAVQVGDPFMEKLLLEATLEAIESGVVAGVQDMGAAGLVSSTCEMAYRAGLGITMRLDDVPTREEGMVPMELCLSESQERMILVPVPGREQELLDLLAKWELDVVNIGQVEDHRNYRLTWRGEVVCDLPVDLLNEAPKYTREGVESAEIVAARERDLSGVPVPADLGGVLKTLLAHPTIASKRPIYERYDHQVMTNTVVLPGAADAAVLRVKGSGMGVAATSDCNPRFVQLDPYVGAAAAVAEAARNLACVGATPLAITDNLNYGNPHRPEVYYQMVRGVQGIADACRALNTPVTGGNVSLYNQYVEEGRTVAIHPTPTIGMVGVLPDITLRATQSLPGGTHTLYLLGEPGDDAVSEGIGASQYLESIHGLEAGHVPPLDLGLAQRVIDGTLALIRGGLTTTAHDCAEGGLAVTLAEMALGGGVNVTVQLDTAARPDAALFGEAHSRIVVAVPDGRERDAETTLTNLNVPFTRLGRSEDAETGRERVAILIPRQGIELSVTLSELRDAHTGTLTEILG from the coding sequence ATGACACACACTCAATCCCTCCGCGACCGTGCGGGCACTTTTGGCCTTTCGACTGACGAGTACGATCTGCTGGTCTCGCGGATCGGGCGCGAACCGAACGCGTTGGAGGCCGCCATCGTGGGGGCTATGTGGAGCGAGCACTGCGGGTACAAGAACTCGCGGCCGCTGTTCAGTGCGTTTCCGACCACGGGGCCGCAGGTGCTTCAGGGTCCCGGTGAGAATGCGGGCGTGGTGGATATCGGGGAGGGGTGGGGCGTGGCGTTCAAGATGGAGAGCCACAATCACCCGTCGGCGGTGGAGCCGTTCCAGGGCGCGGCGACGGGCGTGGGCGGCATCCTGCGTGACATTTTCGCGATGGGCGCGCGGCCGTTCGCGGTGCTGGACAGCCTGCGGTTCGGTGATCCGGACAGTCCCCGCACGCGGTTCCTGCTGAACGGCGTGGTGGAGGGCATCAGTCATTACGGGAACGCGATCGGCGTGCCGACGGTGGGCGGTGAGGTGACGTTCCACCCGAGTTATCAGGAGAACCCGCTCGTGAACGTGATGGCGCTGGGGCTGTTGCGGCACGAGGACCTCGCGAAGGGCACGATGGGTGAGGTCGGGAACGTGATCATCTACGTGGGGTCGAAGACGGGCCGGGACGGGCTGGGCGGCGCGGTGTTCGCGTCGGCGGACCTGTCGGACGCGTCGCAGGCGGACCGTCCGGCCGTGCAGGTGGGCGATCCGTTCATGGAGAAGCTGCTGCTGGAGGCGACGCTGGAGGCGATCGAGTCGGGCGTCGTGGCGGGCGTGCAGGACATGGGCGCGGCGGGCCTGGTGAGCAGCACGTGCGAGATGGCGTACCGGGCGGGGCTGGGCATCACGATGCGTCTGGACGACGTGCCGACCCGTGAGGAAGGCATGGTGCCGATGGAGTTGTGCCTCTCGGAGTCGCAGGAGCGCATGATTCTGGTGCCCGTCCCGGGCCGTGAGCAGGAACTGCTGGACCTGCTGGCGAAGTGGGAGCTGGACGTGGTGAACATCGGGCAGGTGGAGGACCACCGCAATTACCGCCTGACGTGGCGCGGCGAGGTGGTGTGCGACCTGCCGGTCGACCTGCTGAACGAGGCGCCCAAGTACACGCGGGAGGGCGTGGAGAGCGCCGAGATCGTTGCGGCGCGCGAACGTGACCTGAGTGGCGTGCCGGTCCCGGCGGACCTGGGCGGCGTGCTGAAGACGCTGCTGGCGCACCCGACCATCGCGTCGAAGCGGCCGATCTATGAGCGGTACGATCATCAGGTCATGACGAACACCGTGGTCCTGCCGGGCGCGGCGGACGCGGCGGTGCTGCGCGTGAAGGGCAGCGGGATGGGCGTGGCCGCCACGAGCGACTGCAACCCGCGCTTCGTGCAGCTGGACCCGTACGTGGGCGCGGCGGCGGCCGTGGCGGAAGCCGCCCGGAACCTCGCGTGCGTGGGGGCCACGCCGCTCGCCATCACCGACAACCTCAATTACGGGAACCCGCACCGGCCGGAGGTGTACTACCAGATGGTGCGGGGCGTGCAGGGCATCGCGGACGCGTGCCGCGCGCTGAACACGCCCGTCACGGGCGGCAACGTCAGCCTGTACAACCAGTACGTCGAAGAAGGCCGAACGGTCGCCATTCACCCCACGCCCACCATCGGCATGGTGGGCGTGCTGCCCGACATCACGCTGCGCGCCACGCAGTCCCTGCCGGGCGGCACGCACACCCTGTACCTGCTGGGCGAGCCGGGTGACGACGCCGTCAGCGAAGGCATCGGCGCGTCGCAGTACCTGGAGAGCATTCACGGCCTGGAGGCCGGGCACGTCCCGCCGCTCGACCTGGGCCTCGCGCAGCGCGTCATCGACGGCACGCTCGCCCTGATCCGGGGCGGGCTGACCACCACCGCGCACGACTGCGCCGAGGGCGGCCTCGCCGTCACGCTGGCCGAGATGGCGCTCGGGGGCGGCGTGAACGTCACCGTGCAGCTCGACACGGCCGCCCGGCCCGACGCGGCCCTGTTCGGCGAGGCGCACAGCCGCATCGTCGTCGCCGTCCCCGACGGGCGCGAACGCGACGCCGAAACCACCC
- a CDS encoding DinB family protein, with the protein MTTLSAFLADSYAAELTSFRASLDGVPDDAFGTARTGHAAAWHALHVSEWLRLVVLDDRTPNYQHLGWENTPAVQTLTQQPAPVQVTADKAAILAELDRVTDTVVRTLRDAGDEGLSGTVFSAALPGGQRPRLPALGAHLAHIAYHRGQVQLGKKA; encoded by the coding sequence GTGACGACCCTCAGCGCCTTCCTGGCCGACAGTTACGCCGCCGAACTCACGTCCTTCCGCGCGTCGCTGGACGGCGTGCCGGACGACGCGTTCGGCACCGCCCGCACCGGGCACGCCGCCGCGTGGCACGCGCTGCACGTCTCGGAATGGCTGCGGCTCGTGGTCCTCGACGACCGCACCCCCAACTACCAGCACCTCGGCTGGGAGAACACGCCCGCCGTGCAGACCCTCACGCAGCAGCCCGCGCCCGTGCAGGTCACGGCCGACAAGGCCGCCATCCTCGCGGAACTGGACCGCGTGACCGACACCGTCGTCCGCACCCTCCGGGACGCCGGGGACGAGGGCCTTTCCGGCACGGTGTTCTCCGCCGCCCTGCCCGGCGGGCAGCGCCCCCGCCTGCCCGCCCTGGGCGCGCACCTCGCCCACATCGCGTATCACCGCGGGCAGGTCCAGCTCGGCAAGAAGGCCTGA